The Neobacillus sp. PS3-34 genome has a window encoding:
- a CDS encoding intercompartmental signaling factor BofC, with protein MRGKRTALKACVINAIVLLFMLTAGSPGTVHAALEKPSNILDTKPREPQHLTVILERNYLDGEVSEEVIKEKIWSMEDFWVKYEQWQLEDMDGKKIVFKKQIDDISPLLKTNGYFGLSREGILTIYYGKPDHSKIIQSFFQIDIRKLESNKQAELQQGIPIKTKDRYVDVLESFKEYSTEAGTKN; from the coding sequence ATGAGGGGCAAAAGAACAGCATTAAAAGCTTGCGTCATTAACGCGATCGTTCTTCTCTTCATGTTAACAGCTGGATCTCCTGGAACTGTCCATGCCGCTTTGGAGAAGCCAAGTAATATTCTTGATACAAAACCAAGGGAGCCCCAACATTTAACGGTAATCCTTGAGCGGAATTATCTGGATGGAGAAGTAAGTGAAGAAGTGATCAAGGAAAAAATCTGGTCCATGGAAGATTTCTGGGTGAAATATGAACAGTGGCAGCTGGAAGATATGGACGGTAAGAAAATCGTGTTTAAAAAGCAAATTGATGACATATCTCCATTATTAAAAACAAATGGATACTTTGGTTTAAGCAGAGAGGGCATCTTAACCATTTACTATGGAAAGCCGGACCACTCAAAAATTATCCAATCCTTTTTTCAAATAGATATTAGAAAGCTTGAGAGTAATAAGCAGGCTGAATTGCAGCAGGGCATTCCCATTAAAACGAAAGACCGATATGTTGATGTTTTGGAAAGTTTTAAGGAATACTCGACTGAAGCGGGAACAAAAAATTAA
- a CDS encoding endonuclease: MKKLLALLAVLTLIFSVAGCSSDKTKDTTVKKENKNALTDQVKAKMYNAIRMAEGKSATVYQHDVAADGTTPILNPSFADEAAAETFLTKYYGEDLAKQIVAYYTTGKKTAEGQTIVKADPFFAPSFLETTQKDATFEGDANKGTVKTTDHGTYTVELKDGNYIVTSYQK, translated from the coding sequence ATGAAAAAACTACTAGCTCTACTTGCAGTACTTACACTGATTTTTTCAGTAGCTGGCTGTTCTTCTGATAAAACGAAGGACACAACAGTGAAGAAAGAAAACAAAAACGCTTTAACTGATCAAGTAAAAGCAAAAATGTATAATGCAATCAGAATGGCTGAAGGTAAATCAGCAACTGTTTACCAACATGATGTTGCTGCTGATGGTACAACTCCAATTTTAAATCCAAGTTTCGCAGATGAAGCTGCTGCTGAAACATTTTTAACAAAATATTATGGAGAAGACCTTGCAAAGCAAATCGTTGCCTATTACACAACAGGCAAGAAAACGGCTGAAGGACAAACGATTGTAAAAGCAGATCCTTTCTTCGCGCCATCATTCCTTGAAACAACGCAAAAGGATGCTACGTTTGAAGGCGATGCCAATAAAGGCACAGTTAAGACAACAGACCACGGAACATATACAGTTGAATTAAAAGATGGCAATTATATCGTAACAAGCTACCAAAAATAA
- the queA gene encoding tRNA preQ1(34) S-adenosylmethionine ribosyltransferase-isomerase QueA, which produces MKVDLFDFNLPEELIAQVPLTNRTDSRLMVLDKQTGEIKNETFSSIKAYFRPGDCLVLNDTRVLPARLFGVKADTGAKIEVLLLKQLEDDVWETLIKPAKRVKEGTEITFGDGLLTAVCTGTSEHGGRALKFHYEGIFYEILEKLGEMPLPPYIKEQLDDRDRYQTVFAREPGSAAAPTAGLHFTESLLNEVREMGVHVTFITLHVGLGTFRPVSVEDVLEHDMHSEFYIMSEGTARLLNQVKSEGGRIITVGTTSTRTLETIASANDGMFVEGSGWTSIFIYPGYQFKAIDGMLTNFHLPKSTLIMLVSALAGRENVLHAYNTAVKEKYRFFSFGDAMLII; this is translated from the coding sequence ATGAAAGTTGATTTGTTTGATTTTAATCTGCCAGAAGAATTGATTGCACAAGTACCGTTAACTAATCGGACGGATAGCCGCCTCATGGTTCTTGACAAGCAAACAGGTGAAATAAAAAATGAAACCTTTTCGAGTATAAAAGCGTATTTTAGACCTGGGGACTGTCTTGTCTTAAACGATACAAGAGTATTGCCGGCACGACTTTTTGGCGTAAAGGCCGACACAGGCGCAAAAATAGAGGTATTGCTGTTGAAGCAGCTCGAAGACGATGTATGGGAAACGCTGATAAAGCCGGCGAAGAGAGTAAAGGAAGGTACAGAAATTACTTTTGGAGACGGGCTTTTGACGGCTGTTTGCACGGGAACCTCCGAGCATGGCGGCAGGGCATTGAAGTTTCATTATGAAGGAATTTTTTATGAAATATTAGAAAAATTAGGAGAAATGCCACTTCCTCCGTATATTAAAGAGCAGCTTGATGATCGTGACCGTTATCAGACCGTTTTTGCAAGGGAACCGGGGTCTGCTGCAGCTCCGACAGCAGGACTGCACTTTACCGAGTCTTTATTGAATGAAGTAAGGGAAATGGGAGTACATGTTACCTTCATTACGCTGCATGTTGGCCTCGGCACGTTTAGGCCAGTCAGTGTGGAGGATGTTCTCGAGCACGATATGCACTCTGAATTTTACATCATGTCAGAGGGCACTGCCCGCCTGCTGAATCAGGTCAAAAGCGAAGGCGGCCGTATCATTACGGTTGGTACAACTTCAACCAGAACACTGGAAACAATAGCATCCGCGAATGATGGCATGTTTGTTGAAGGAAGCGGCTGGACAAGTATCTTTATCTATCCTGGCTACCAATTTAAAGCGATTGATGGGATGCTGACGAATTTTCATCTGCCTAAATCAACTTTAATCATGCTCGTCAGTGCGTTAGCTGGAAGGGAAAACGTCCTGCATGCCTATAATACGGCGGTGAAGGAGAAATACAGATTTTTCAGCTTTGGCGATGCCATGCTGATTATCTAG
- the yajC gene encoding preprotein translocase subunit YajC codes for MGGGLLGTVGPLILMFVLFYFLLIRPQQKRQKSVRQMQSDLKKGDRIVTIGGLHGFVDAIDESTVVIKCGDGSRLTYDRSAIRDVVQATEDKLSK; via the coding sequence ATGGGTGGAGGACTTTTAGGAACAGTAGGACCATTAATCTTAATGTTTGTGCTGTTTTACTTTTTATTGATCCGTCCGCAGCAAAAACGCCAGAAATCTGTGCGTCAGATGCAAAGCGATCTTAAAAAGGGTGACAGAATAGTAACAATTGGTGGATTACATGGTTTTGTTGATGCAATTGATGAAAGCACTGTCGTAATTAAATGCGGTGATGGAAGCCGTCTTACATATGACCGTTCTGCAATTCGTGATGTTGTTCAAGCGACAGAGGATAAGTTATCCAAATAA
- a CDS encoding TIGR04086 family membrane protein yields MYGLIFIFVFAVASSLIFSLILRFTSVREISLQYIVTAVSFIGLFGGGFLSGGKGKQKGWLVGGLTGLMYSVIVFLFQYLGYDRLFSGEQIVYHVCYILIAMMGGILGVNISTSSRKTA; encoded by the coding sequence TTGTACGGTTTGATTTTTATTTTTGTGTTTGCGGTAGCCAGCAGCCTGATTTTTTCATTAATCCTGCGATTTACTTCTGTCCGTGAAATTTCCTTGCAGTATATCGTTACGGCCGTATCTTTCATCGGCCTGTTCGGAGGAGGATTTTTATCTGGAGGCAAAGGGAAACAAAAGGGCTGGCTTGTCGGTGGTTTAACGGGATTAATGTATTCTGTCATCGTCTTTTTATTTCAATACCTCGGCTATGACCGTCTATTTTCCGGAGAACAAATCGTCTACCATGTTTGTTATATCCTTATTGCCATGATGGGCGGCATCCTGGGCGTAAATATTTCAACCAGTTCAAGAAAGACAGCATAA